The following is a genomic window from Calliphora vicina chromosome 5, idCalVici1.1, whole genome shotgun sequence.
atgtataaacataaataaaaacaagtaaaagtgctATTTAccagaaatttttaattgaaaaaaaaatgttggtaaaaaaaattattaaaaaccatatttgctgaaaaaaaattgttggtgaaaaaaaaaaattttaggtgaaaaaaaatatttttggtgaaaaaacttttagttgaaaaaaaaaatttaggtgaaaaaaatgtttagttcaaaaaaaaaaataatttttcaccaagtttttttcaccaacatttgtttcaacaaaaaattttttttcataattaaattttttcactccaaaaaaataatattatttcattacaAAGTAACTTAATGatgataataaaaatgaaataatcacAACTCTATCATTCTAGATGAAATTACCACCTAAAACCTCTATACAATTTGTAGAAGCTAATAACACCTCCACAGTAGTTATAACCAAGGATAATACCATATTATTATATCATAATTATAAAATGAAATCTATAAAGGCACCCAAGTAAGTCTTACATAAAAGTAAATCCTTTGCGCTGGAACTAAAATAactcttaattttatttaaacctaGTTATGAATCCCTAAAGAGCATAGCAGTTATAGAGGGTGACAATGCCAGATCGGAAAAGGGTACAGCAAGTGCCTTAAAACTGCTAATCTTAACACAGACCAATGTGGTTTTTCTATGGTATCAATTAACACAAAACTTTTATaggtgaaataaaaatatttagggcctcattttataaaacgcaatgacaaaccttaaacaaatttaatttttaaacccttttcccagtgttttacaaacaaattgcttacgtttaCTCTTCGTTTCACAAAATGAGAccctttataataattttttaatcattattcCTTAAATCatttaaccatttttataatttctcacAGATGCTCTTTTTCCAACATACGCTTAACGCAAATCgataaaattctttataaaggCAATCAAGTTTTGATCCTCTCACAGGGAGACATTTACAAAGGCAAATGTCAACAGATCTCCACGCCACCCTATTACACACGCCCCGAAACGGCTGGAACTTCAAAATCTTTGGGCAACATCTGGTCACGTAGTGATCATCGTTCAGCCGAAATGGCTAAAGATGTTATGATACGCATCGATTTACAGCGCATAACACAAATTGATCGTGCTGTTGATGTCTTCTGTGATGATGATTTTGCTTCGTTTGGAGTGCTGCAAGAGTCGCatgttaaatatttcaaattgccTGCCCTTAATCCCGAAgaatatacatttaaaaaactttacaatGATGTGTGCGAATACGATGCCATACACGATGTAGTGTTTCATGTAGATGGTGATAAATTTCCGGCCCATAGATTCATAATCCATGCTCGAGCACCCGGTTTAAGGGAATTCATTGCAATGAAAGATGAAAAGGAAGtgcatttaaattttcaacttttaacGGGTAAAATGTTTGAgctaatattgaaatttatttattcaaactaTTTGCTTAATGAACAAGGTGGGTGTGTGTTGATTTGGTTTAAGAGAATTGCGATTTGTAATAAAGATTTATGTTTCCAGATCTCGAAGATATACAAAGCAGTTTGCACACCGATAGTCCTGCTGAACTGGATgatgtttgtaaaatatttttaaattttgttgaacaaTTTCATATCACAAATTTGgccaattatttaaaatagtaagtgaaaattgttatttattaattttcagaacaTTTTCTAACCTCTCTTTCTCTTTCAAAAACCTTTAGCTACCTGCAACAATCCCCCTTTTATTTGCCACACATGGTGGATAAATCCAAATATCGTTTTAATCGTTTGCGGCTGTCCGACTACCAACAATTCTATGATGTACGCATTCTATGCGAAAATAATGTCGAATTGCCAGCCCATAAATGTGTATTAGTAGCACGTTTGGAATACTTTGAAATGATGTTTACACACACCTGGGCGGAACAGACCACCATCAATTTATCCACAGTACCCATCGAATATATGCAGGCCATAATTGAGTTTCTCTACAGTTTAGATGTGGAGCAGTTTCGTAAGCAACAGTATCGCGAAACTTTCCTCTACAACATGATTGTATTCTGTGATCAATTCTTTATTGAACGCCTAAGgaatgtgtgtgaaattttgctATTGGACAAGATATCGATAAGAAAATGTGGTGATATGTTGGATTTTGCCCACATGTACAATTGTGAGGTGTTGAGAAAGGGCTGTTTGGATTTCATATGTCAAAATTTGGCCAGAATTTTGCTACAAAAGACTTTATTTGATTGTGAGCCGGAGGCTTTGAAATGTATCAATCAACACTATCGTGAAATGTTTAAGCAGGTCTTTGATTATCGCATGATTACCCCCGATTCGGAAGCAGTTGACGATGATTGTTTGTGTAGTTTTGTGGATGATTTTCAGGTAGACTTGAACTATCGCATGGATGAGGAGGAGCAAAAGCTGTATAGAAGTGCTCAGAAAACTAAagctaaagaaaacaaaacaaaattatccGCTAGGCAATATGAAAGAGATGCTATTTCGTCCATGATGGAAACTTTAAATGTGTCTGAAAATTCAGAGAAAATACGCAGAAATTCGGAAAAATCTAAAGTGATTCAAGAAGCAGaagaaatggcaaaaaaactgcaaaatgaAGCCAAATCATGGATGAAGGTTTTGGATAAAAAAGAACATAAAAAGTTGGTGTCCAACGAAATTATAAAACAGGATGAACAGCCAATGCCCATGTGTGTTGCTTTGACTAAAACTAATGAAACTACAGCGGCCATAAAAAGCAAAACACCTGAAAGGGAGTTGGAGGAATTACCCTCTACTACTTCAGCTTCTAAGCTGTATAACATTAATTTTGCCGATTTAAAAACACCACCCAGAGAAAAACTATCGCAAAAACAGCGTAAACGTCTGACATCCGAAAGTTCAAATGTTGTAGGTTCTTGGCGTGCCCCAGCTTTAAGCGAATCTAAACCGGTTACTGTAACACAACCCCCTAATGCCTGGGGTATAGTACCACAATCCCCCAATTCAACTATCGAATTTGATGCGCTGTATTCACCACCTACCGGCAGTTCTGCAGATCCTTCTTCATTTGCCAATATGATGAGAACGAATAGCAAGACCTCTACTACCTCGCCCTCTACAGCAAATGCCAGCAATAGTTTTAGCCAGATCTTGGCTGAAGAGAAACGTCAACGTGAATACTATGAGCGTACCAAGCACAAGTCTCTGGCCCTGACACAAATTGAAGAACAGGCCATAGCTGAACTAAGAGAATTCTATAATGCGGACAATGTAACCGATGAGATAATAACCATACAAAGGAAAT
Proteins encoded in this region:
- the LOC135960173 gene encoding inhibitor of Bruton tyrosine kinase; the encoded protein is MFNPKNYEYDCTRKCRLRAHGNAITSALTKRSIENEKLAAYVAKTCCNYADIVDDLGRSAVHVAASVDRYDILEWLLNQGSIISGRDFESGSSPLHRAIFYGCIDCAVLLLRYGASLDILDEDTRSPLQQVCRLSDYPTKHKVTANNELLVWGSNKNYNLGVNNDQGTDHLPQMLDYFRKEQISIQSAALGAYHSLFLDKKSNLYAVGHGKGGRLGTGNENSLSTPKKIKIPLKNTGEEIVCISASRKHSLVLTNYSLVFACGLNDSQQLGIRDAGEKCLNFKEVSTLRNSNVESLQKVIARDYHSLAYSEKCLYVWGTNLGQMGIDANTKTVQIPKLMKLPPKTSIQFVEANNTSTVVITKDNTILLYHNYKMKSIKAPNYESLKSIAVIEGDNARSEKGTASALKLLILTQTNVVFLWYQLTQNFYRCSFSNIRLTQIDKILYKGNQVLILSQGDIYKGKCQQISTPPYYTRPETAGTSKSLGNIWSRSDHRSAEMAKDVMIRIDLQRITQIDRAVDVFCDDDFASFGVLQESHVKYFKLPALNPEEYTFKKLYNDVCEYDAIHDVVFHVDGDKFPAHRFIIHARAPGLREFIAMKDEKEVHLNFQLLTGKMFELILKFIYSNYLLNEQDLEDIQSSLHTDSPAELDDVCKIFLNFVEQFHITNLANYLKYYLQQSPFYLPHMVDKSKYRFNRLRLSDYQQFYDVRILCENNVELPAHKCVLVARLEYFEMMFTHTWAEQTTINLSTVPIEYMQAIIEFLYSLDVEQFRKQQYRETFLYNMIVFCDQFFIERLRNVCEILLLDKISIRKCGDMLDFAHMYNCEVLRKGCLDFICQNLARILLQKTLFDCEPEALKCINQHYREMFKQVFDYRMITPDSEAVDDDCLCSFVDDFQVDLNYRMDEEEQKLYRSAQKTKAKENKTKLSARQYERDAISSMMETLNVSENSEKIRRNSEKSKVIQEAEEMAKKLQNEAKSWMKVLDKKEHKKLVSNEIIKQDEQPMPMCVALTKTNETTAAIKSKTPERELEELPSTTSASKLYNINFADLKTPPREKLSQKQRKRLTSESSNVVGSWRAPALSESKPVTVTQPPNAWGIVPQSPNSTIEFDALYSPPTGSSADPSSFANMMRTNSKTSTTSPSTANASNSFSQILAEEKRQREYYERTKHKSLALTQIEEQAIAELREFYNADNVTDEIITIQRKCMQPTINFAIWQKN